One window of the Tachypleus tridentatus isolate NWPU-2018 chromosome 10, ASM421037v1, whole genome shotgun sequence genome contains the following:
- the LOC143228294 gene encoding uncharacterized protein LOC143228294: MPRTATAFLPALVICALLLKLTQSHSAIGDLDIDIKLFKVVTPKRSTMLLNKLIYGFKKAVLEEDEVSHQMEHQRHGHQFWRCYFNAVSCFRRK; encoded by the exons ATGCCAAGGACCGCTACAGCTTTCCTTCCTGCGTTGGTCATCTGTGCGTTACTTCTTAAGTTAACACAGTCGCACTCGGCTATTGGAGACCTGGACATAGACATAAAACTATTCAAA GTTGTGACCCCTAAGCGATCAACCATGTTACTCAATAAGTTGATATATGGCTTCAAGAAAGCTGTTCTAGAAGAAGACGAAGTTAGTCACCAGATGGAGCATCAGCGACATGGACATCAGTTTTGGAGATGTTACTTTAACGCTGTCTCATGTTTTCGCCGAAAGTAA